A window of Methanocaldococcus vulcanius M7 genomic DNA:
AGCAAAATGTAGTGATATTTTAGATATTCCTACAACTCTTACAATACATAACGAGGCATTTAAAGGAGATGTCGTTGAATACAAAGGAGAGGTTATGACCTTCTTGGAATTGGGATTGAAGTATGCTGACGCAGTAAATACTGTAAGTCCAACCCATGCTGAGGAAATAAAAAATCTTCCACATATTAAAAGATATATAGAAAATAAACCATTTTGTGGTATATTAAATGGAATAGATATTGAAGAATACGATCCAGTTAAAATAATTGATAGAATGATCGCCCTATCCAACAACAAACTTGATCCAAGGAACTACGCTTATATTTCTCCTTACTCTGCCGAGGATGCATACGATATAAAACCGAAAATAAAGTATTCATGGTTTTACAAGGGAGGGATCTTTGAATACATAGAGGACTGGAATAAGATAGAGAAAGAGATCTCCGCAACTAACGTGGAGGTTCATGGAAATGTTCGAGGAGATATAGAAAATCCCATGATTGGATTTGTAGGTAGAGCAACGTATCAAAAAGGATTTAACACGATATTTGAAACAATTCCTGAAGTATTGAAAAAACATGATGATATAAGATTCGTATTTTTAACGAAAGGAGACAGAGATATTGAAAATAAGCTAAAAGATCTCGCAGATGAGTATGAAGATAATATATTGGCGTTGATCGGCTACTCTTTACCATTGTCATCATTGGTATTTGCAGGAAGTGATTGGATCATGATGCCTTCCTACTGGGAACCCTGTGGTTTGGTTCAGATGGAAGCAATGGCATACTGCACTCCTGTTATTGCCACGGAGACGGGAGGGTTGAAAGACACGATTATTCCTTTGGATCCAAATCCCTGTGAACATCCAAATTTTGACAAGGCAACAGGGGTTTTATTTAAAGTTCCAGATAAATTAGGTTTAATGTGGGGAATAGAGCATGCTTTAAATTGGACATTTTATAAATTAAATGAAATATGTATGTTTATGCAATATTTAAGATACGAATGTCCAAAATATCCATACGATAAAAATGCTCCACTCTCAATGATGATGAAAAATTGCTATCATCACGTATTTAGAAATTTAAGTTGGCAGAACTCTCCATCCATAAGGAGATACAAGGGTTTATTTGGAGGAGGAATTTACCAACACTGTTTAAAATAAAATAATTTTTAAAAATTTTAAAAACTTTTCAAATATATAATAATATATCAAATAATGGATGGAAATCAATAAAAAATAAAATAAATGAATTAAATGTAAGAAAATATATCAAAAATATAATTTAAGAGAAATTTAAAATAACGGTCTATCATCTCTAAAACCTTTAAAACCGGATAAAAATTTTGTAAATTAAAAATTACTAAAAATTTAAAATAAAACCAAAAAAAGAAAAATAACTAAAAATAATAAAAAGATACTTAGGGGAGAAAAGATGCTAAATTACTACTATGAAAATGCTTTAAAGGTTGGAGAGATAAAACTAAAAGACGTAGAAAATGTTAACTTCACGAATGCATATTCCAATCTAATGGAAAAATTGGAAAACGGAGACGTTGGATTTAGAGAAGTTATCTATGAAGAAGATATAGAAAAATACGAATCACTAAGAGGGTTTAAAAACGTTGTTGTTATAGGAATGGGAGGATCTATACTTGGAACTGTGGCAATATACAGGGCAATATCTCCATTTGAGAATGGTGCATACTTTATAGATAACAGCGACCCTGAAAAAACCCTCTCCCTACTTAAAAATTTAGATCTAAACGAATCAATAATATATGTGATCAGCAAGTCAGGAAATACTCTCGAAACGCTTGTAAACTACTACCTTATAAAAAAGAGGATTGAAAAAATAAATAACTTTAAAGGAAAAATCGTATTTATCACAAATGGAGGAAAATTAAAAAGAGAAGCTGAAAAAAATAATTATCCGATATATTCAATCCCCGAAAACGTTCCTGGGAGATTTTCGGTCTTTACATCTGTTGGATTAGCCCCACTCTATTCATTAGGAGTTAATATATCTGAAATATTGGAAGGAGCAAGAGAAATGGATAAAACATGCCAAAATGATGATATATTCGAAAATCCTGCACTTTTAAATGGTGTTATTCACTATCTCTACGATAACTTAGGAAAGGATATATCTGTGATTATGAGTTATGTGGAAAGTTTGAAATACTTTGGAGGGTGGTATAAACAACTTATTGGAGAAAGTTTAGGAAAAAACGGATATGGAATAACGCCTCTCCTATCAATAGGGGCAAAAGATCAACACTCTCTATTACAACTATACATCGACGGAAAAAAAGATAAAGTAATCACATTTATGATTGCTGAAAAATATAGATTGGACGAAAATATCGCTTTTGAAGATGTAAATGATGAAGAAATTGTTTGTAAATACTCAGATATAATAAAAAGCCAGCAAAAAGCTACGGAAATATCTTTAACCAACAATGGAGTCCCAAATGTTAGAATAACAATCGATGAGGTAAATGAGAAAACAATGGGGGCTCTTCTATATATGTATGAAATGCAAGTTGGATTTATGGGGGAACTTTATAATATAAATGCCTACAATCAACCAGCAGTTGAAGAAGAAAAAAGAATATGCTGGGATTTAATAAAAAGTAGTAAAAAGCAAATCTAATTTATAAAATTATCTTAATGAATAACTAACGATCTATTGATGATTTTTATCTAACTTTTAATTATATTCTTTCTTTTTATTTTTATTTAATTTAGTTTTAGAGGGGGATAGGATGAATATTGAGAAATTTCTAAAAACCATAAAAGAAACCAAGTTATTTACCGCTTATAACACAAACGTAGATGCTGTGAAATACTTAAAAGATGAAGATGTTCAAAGATTGGTAGATATGTTTGATCACAATGAAATAATAGAGAGAATGGAAAGTTATCCTCGAATAATTAAAGATCCGCTTGATTTCGTTGCAAGATTAGTTTATAGTATAAAGACCGGAAAACCGGCAGAGGTTCCAATGAAAGAAGATGAAAACCTTCAAAGATGGTTTGATAGCATAAAGTATGATGAGGAGAGAATGGGAGGGCAGGCAGGCATCGTATCTAACCTAATGGCAACACTTCAAATTAATAGAATAATAGTGTATACCCCTCTTTTATCAAAAAAACAGGCAGAAATGTTCGTTGATTATGATAATTTACTCTATCCTGTTGTAGAAGATGAAAAGTTAGTGTTAAAAAAGGTTAGAGAAGCATATAAAAACGATCCAACAAAAATAAACCGAATATTCGAATTTAAAAAGGGATTGAAATTTATATTAAACGGAGAGAAAATCGTGGCAAAGCAATCAACACGATTTATAGTTGCTTCAAGACCTGAAAATTTAAGAATAGAAATAAAAGACGATGTAAGAAAGTTCCTGCCTGATATTGGAGAGATGGTTGATTGTGCATTTTTATCAGGGTATCAGGCAATTAAAGAAAAATACAATGATGGAAAAACAGCAGAATATTACTTTAAAAAAGCCAGAGATGATATTAAATTATTAATAAAAAGGAATAAAAATATAAAAGTTCACTTGGAATTTGCGTCCATACCAAACATAAATATAAGAAAAATGGTTGTAGATTATATCCTAAGTAGTGTAGATAGCGTTGGAATGGACGAGACAGAGATAGCTAATGTATTACATATCTTAGGATTTGAGGAGATGAGCGAAAAGATATTAAAAAACAGTTTTGTGGAAGATGTTATAGAGGGAGCAAAAATTTTACTTGAAAAATTTAAAAATTTGGAAGTGGTTCAAATACATACAATATACTACATACTTTTTGTTTGTAGAGAAGATAATCCATTAAGTAATGAAGAATTAGAAGAATGCTTAGAATTTGCGACGATCTTAGCATCAAGCAGAGCAAAACTTGGAAATATAAGAAATATTGAAGATCTTAAAGAGGGTTTAACAGTTGATCATAACAAATATGGAGATCTATTGAAAAAAATAGCAAAAGAGCATAGTAATGGATATAAGGTAGTTTTATCTCCATCAAGATATGTAGAAACTCCAAAATCAACCGTTGGATTAGGGGATACAATTTCCAGCGGGGCATTTTTATATTACGTCTCTCTTCTCAATAAAAAAGAAAAGAAAAATGAGAGAGAGGATGGTAGAGATTAGATTATCCTCAGGGAAGATACTAAACAAAAAAGTCCATAAAATTGGTGTTATTGCTCTTGGATCCTTTTTAGAGAATCATGGGGCAGTTTTACCAATAGATACAGATATAAAAATCGCTTCTTACATAGCATTAAATGCATCGATCTTAACAGGAGCCAAATTTTTAGGCGTGGTTATTCCTTCAACTGAATATGAATATGTCAAACATGGAATACACAACAAAGTTGATGAGATTCTCGATTATCTAAGATTTATGATTAATTGGGGAAAGAAAATTGGCGTTGAAGAGATTATCATAGTTAACTGCCATGGAGGAAATGTTTTAATAGAGGAGCATTTAAAAAACTTGGAAAAAGAGTTAGATGTAAGTATTGAGATGATAAATATAACCTTTACCCATGCATCAACAGAAGAGGTCTCGGTTGGAGAAGTTATAGGGATTTCAGATGTTAAAAGGTTAGAAGAACATACAAATTTTGAGAAGTATCCAGAAGTTGGAATGGTTGGTTTAAAAGAAGCGAGAAGAAATAACCCAATTATTGATCAAGAAGCTAAGGAAGTTGAGACATCTGGTGTTAAAGTAGATAGAGAACTTGGAAGATCTATTTTAAAAAATGCCATAGAAAAGGTTGTAAAAAAGATTGAAGAAAAAATAGCCAAAAAATAGCAAATTTTATAAAAATAATTGAGGTGGTGGAGTTGGAATATCGGATAAAAAATATGAGAAAGAGTGATGTAAAAAAGTTAAAAGTTGGAGATGTAATTTATTTAAGTGGAAAAATATACACAGCCCGTGATGAAGCCCATTTAAAAATAATTGAAATGGTAAAAAATAATGAGGAATTACCATTTGATTTGAAAGAAGGAATAATATATCACGCAGGGCCAATAATGCGAAAATGTGGAGATAAATGGACTTGTGTTTCAATAGGACCAACAACATCTGCAAGAATGAACAACATTGAAGAGGAGTTTATTAAATTAACTGGTATCTCCGCGATAGTAGGTAAGGGAGGAATGAAATCAGAGTTATTAAAGACATTTAAAGAGTTTGATGTTGTTTATTTATCTGCTCCAGGAGGGTGTGCAGCTCTGCTCGCAAATTGTATAAAAGAAGTGGTTAATGTTTATTTTTTAGAGGAATTGGGAATGCCCGAGGCAGTTTGGGAATTGGAAGTTGAAAATTTTGGTCCACTAATCGTATCTATGGATGCTCATGGACGTAGTGTTTATGAAAATGTTAACAAAATAGTAATGGAAAATTTAAAACATATTCTTTCTGAAATTTAGATTTATTTGGTTTTTTCGAGTTCTTTTTTTAAGATTTCTTCAACATATCCTTTTTTTGCTCCTAAAATTAAAATTGTTTTTTGTGAACTTGTCTTTCCGAGTATTATTTCTACATCTTTTTTAAAGAGGTTTCCAAAAAATTTAATTATCTCTTTGTTAGCTTTTCCTTCAATTGCAGGAGCTTTTATTTTTACTGAAAGCCGTTTTCTCCATTCGTTTATGCCCGCTATTTCATTTCGTTTTGCATTTGCTTGGACATCAATATCTATTAAAATCCCATCCTTTCTCTCTTTAATAATCGTCTCTATCATCATCTCCTCCTATCCTGTGTATTTTTTTCCATTCCTCTAAAGGAATCGAAAACTTATCTTCAACCTCCTGCCTGTGAAGTGTGTTATAAGAGCAGAATGGAATTATCCTATTGTCAGGCGTTGCATAGTGAATACAACACCTTTGAACTCTCCTGACATCAAAGTTGTAAGGATCCATAAAGTGCATGCAACTTATCATCAACATATGGTAATGAAGTTCTGCAAGTGCATCGTAATCGCTCTTTAAAACACTTAATATCAGATCAATGATTTTTTTAATATTCACTGACTTTGGAGCTTTATTTAAGTCAATTAATGAAGGTAATTTTATCGCAATTTCTCCTAAAACTCTAACATCATGCATTTTTGATCTTCCGAGTTCCTCTATTTTTTCTTTTATCAACTCTAAAAATCCCTCAACATCAATAAATCTTGTTAATGGAATTAATTTTCCATCTTCATCAACAAAAACATAAGTTGATGTTCCGCAGTGTTGATGAGCACTTAACGTTGGTTTTTTCTCTCCAGTTAATTTTTCTACAAGAACAGAGATCGGAGCAACGGAAGGAACTGGATAAAAATCTTCTTCTGAAATATCCCCACCTGTCTGCTCTTCAACTAACTTTATAAAGTCAGGAATTGTTATTCTACCTTCTAAAAGCGTTTTTTCATCGACTCTTCCAGTAAAAGAAACAGGTTGGAAGTTTATTCCTCTAATAACATTTACATTCTCAGCAGCGTATCTTATAATGTCTCCAACCTCTCCATCATTAACTCCTCTAACAAGAGTAGGAACCAAAACAACACTATCAAACCCTACTTTCTTACAATTTTCAATAACTTTTTGTTTTATTGGAAGTAGATTTTTCCCCCTCGCAATTAAATACGGTCTCTCTGACAATCCATCAAACTGTAAATATATTGTAGATAACCCCGCTTCTTTTAGTTTTTTGAGATAATTTATATTTTTTAATTTTATACCGTTAGTTGCTAACTGGATATGTAAAAATCCCATTTCATTTGCTAATTTTATTAATTCAGGAAGATCTCCTCTAACCGTTGGTTCTCCTCCTGCAAACTGTATCGCAGGAGTTGGTGGAATTTCCCTTCTTAAATTTTCCATCATTCTTTTTATTTCTTCAAAAGATGGCTCATAAACTTTTCCTGATTTATTGGCATTTGCAAAGCATATGGGGCAGTTTAGATTACATCTGTTTGTTATATCTATATTTGCGAGTATGGTTGTTGATTTGTGATTAGGGCAAAGACCACAATCGAGAGGACATCCATTTTTTATTTTTGTGTTGGTTATTGAGATTTTTCCCACAAATTCGTATTTTTCAAATTTTTTGTATAGGTTTGCATCTCCCCAGTATATATCTTTAAACTCCCCATGCTCAGGACATGTTTTTTTAATTATTATCTTGCCATCTTCCTCCACTATTGTTGCGGGTATTCTTTTTAAACATGTGGGGCAAAGAGATAATGTTTTTTTCTCCATTTCATCACCATGTATGTTGTAATTTTTGCAACTCCGAAATGTTTAAATGTATTATTTTTAATTTTAATTTTTTAATTATTTTCATTGTCCAACTATTTATTAGATGTTGAGATAAAACCATTAATAGATTCGTTCTTTCCGCTAATTAATTAAATTTTTATAGTTTATGAGGTTATAAGGTGTTAATTATATTTTTTGTAAATTAAGTTAAGTTTTTACAATAATATGATATATTGGGAGAGATATATAAGACCTATGGAACTTTTTTTAATAATTAAATTTCATTTTTTATTATTCTTATTCTTTTTTATATAATATCCATAAATCATATTAATAATATACCCTAAATAATCTTATTAATATATTACACAAATATTTCATGAACTACGTATATTTAACATTGTATATTTAAACGTACTGGTGTAAAGGGG
This region includes:
- a CDS encoding glycogen synthase yields the protein MKIVVLAPTITPIVSYGGLGDVMRDLPKFLEKENEVLVLTLNHNGRYFKLPYEKIKTIKIMYKGTKIVFDVIRTKHPTTGIELIVFSNENVNNLDVWDPVKYEIFADLVIAYLDDVDKLDVVSGHDWMCGLAIAKCSDILDIPTTLTIHNEAFKGDVVEYKGEVMTFLELGLKYADAVNTVSPTHAEEIKNLPHIKRYIENKPFCGILNGIDIEEYDPVKIIDRMIALSNNKLDPRNYAYISPYSAEDAYDIKPKIKYSWFYKGGIFEYIEDWNKIEKEISATNVEVHGNVRGDIENPMIGFVGRATYQKGFNTIFETIPEVLKKHDDIRFVFLTKGDRDIENKLKDLADEYEDNILALIGYSLPLSSLVFAGSDWIMMPSYWEPCGLVQMEAMAYCTPVIATETGGLKDTIIPLDPNPCEHPNFDKATGVLFKVPDKLGLMWGIEHALNWTFYKLNEICMFMQYLRYECPKYPYDKNAPLSMMMKNCYHHVFRNLSWQNSPSIRRYKGLFGGGIYQHCLK
- the pgi gene encoding glucose-6-phosphate isomerase, which codes for MTKNNKKILRGEKMLNYYYENALKVGEIKLKDVENVNFTNAYSNLMEKLENGDVGFREVIYEEDIEKYESLRGFKNVVVIGMGGSILGTVAIYRAISPFENGAYFIDNSDPEKTLSLLKNLDLNESIIYVISKSGNTLETLVNYYLIKKRIEKINNFKGKIVFITNGGKLKREAEKNNYPIYSIPENVPGRFSVFTSVGLAPLYSLGVNISEILEGAREMDKTCQNDDIFENPALLNGVIHYLYDNLGKDISVIMSYVESLKYFGGWYKQLIGESLGKNGYGITPLLSIGAKDQHSLLQLYIDGKKDKVITFMIAEKYRLDENIAFEDVNDEEIVCKYSDIIKSQQKATEISLTNNGVPNVRITIDEVNEKTMGALLYMYEMQVGFMGELYNINAYNQPAVEEEKRICWDLIKSSKKQI
- the pfkC gene encoding ADP-specific phosphofructokinase, producing MNIEKFLKTIKETKLFTAYNTNVDAVKYLKDEDVQRLVDMFDHNEIIERMESYPRIIKDPLDFVARLVYSIKTGKPAEVPMKEDENLQRWFDSIKYDEERMGGQAGIVSNLMATLQINRIIVYTPLLSKKQAEMFVDYDNLLYPVVEDEKLVLKKVREAYKNDPTKINRIFEFKKGLKFILNGEKIVAKQSTRFIVASRPENLRIEIKDDVRKFLPDIGEMVDCAFLSGYQAIKEKYNDGKTAEYYFKKARDDIKLLIKRNKNIKVHLEFASIPNINIRKMVVDYILSSVDSVGMDETEIANVLHILGFEEMSEKILKNSFVEDVIEGAKILLEKFKNLEVVQIHTIYYILFVCREDNPLSNEELEECLEFATILASSRAKLGNIRNIEDLKEGLTVDHNKYGDLLKKIAKEHSNGYKVVLSPSRYVETPKSTVGLGDTISSGAFLYYVSLLNKKEKKNEREDGRD
- the arfB gene encoding 2-amino-5-formylamino-6-ribosylaminopyrimidin-4(3H)-one 5'-monophosphate deformylase — its product is MVEIRLSSGKILNKKVHKIGVIALGSFLENHGAVLPIDTDIKIASYIALNASILTGAKFLGVVIPSTEYEYVKHGIHNKVDEILDYLRFMINWGKKIGVEEIIIVNCHGGNVLIEEHLKNLEKELDVSIEMINITFTHASTEEVSVGEVIGISDVKRLEEHTNFEKYPEVGMVGLKEARRNNPIIDQEAKEVETSGVKVDRELGRSILKNAIEKVVKKIEEKIAKK
- a CDS encoding FumA C-terminus/TtdB family hydratase beta subunit codes for the protein MEYRIKNMRKSDVKKLKVGDVIYLSGKIYTARDEAHLKIIEMVKNNEELPFDLKEGIIYHAGPIMRKCGDKWTCVSIGPTTSARMNNIEEEFIKLTGISAIVGKGGMKSELLKTFKEFDVVYLSAPGGCAALLANCIKEVVNVYFLEELGMPEAVWELEVENFGPLIVSMDAHGRSVYENVNKIVMENLKHILSEI
- a CDS encoding DUF167 family protein, whose protein sequence is MIETIIKERKDGILIDIDVQANAKRNEIAGINEWRKRLSVKIKAPAIEGKANKEIIKFFGNLFKKDVEIILGKTSSQKTILILGAKKGYVEEILKKELEKTK
- the tes gene encoding tetraether lipid synthase Tes, whose product is MEKKTLSLCPTCLKRIPATIVEEDGKIIIKKTCPEHGEFKDIYWGDANLYKKFEKYEFVGKISITNTKIKNGCPLDCGLCPNHKSTTILANIDITNRCNLNCPICFANANKSGKVYEPSFEEIKRMMENLRREIPPTPAIQFAGGEPTVRGDLPELIKLANEMGFLHIQLATNGIKLKNINYLKKLKEAGLSTIYLQFDGLSERPYLIARGKNLLPIKQKVIENCKKVGFDSVVLVPTLVRGVNDGEVGDIIRYAAENVNVIRGINFQPVSFTGRVDEKTLLEGRITIPDFIKLVEEQTGGDISEEDFYPVPSVAPISVLVEKLTGEKKPTLSAHQHCGTSTYVFVDEDGKLIPLTRFIDVEGFLELIKEKIEELGRSKMHDVRVLGEIAIKLPSLIDLNKAPKSVNIKKIIDLILSVLKSDYDALAELHYHMLMISCMHFMDPYNFDVRRVQRCCIHYATPDNRIIPFCSYNTLHRQEVEDKFSIPLEEWKKIHRIGGDDDRDDY